One Prunus dulcis chromosome 7, ALMONDv2, whole genome shotgun sequence DNA segment encodes these proteins:
- the LOC117634284 gene encoding 40S ribosomal protein S3-3-like has product MATQMSKKRKFVADGVFFAELNEVLTRELAEDGYSGVEVRVTPMRTEIIIRATRTQNVLGEKGRRIRELTSVVQKRFKFPENSVELYAEKVNNRGLCAIAQAESLRYKLLGGLAVRRACYGVLRFVMESGAKGCEVIVSGKLRAQRAKSMKFKDGYMISSGQPVNEYIDSAVRHVLLRQGVLGIKVKIMLDWDPKGKQGPMTPLPDLVTIHQPKEDEYFRPAVAAAAVVAPPVLGATDIDVPLVVA; this is encoded by the exons ATGGCGACCCAAATGAGCAAGAAGCGAAAG TTCGTTGCCGACGGAGTGTTCTTCGCCGAGCTGAATGAAGTTCTCACGAGAGAGCTCGCCGAAGATGGCTACTCTGGCGTTGAAGTTAGGGTCACACCGATGCGTACCGAGATCATAATCAGAGCCACTCGTACCCAGAACGTGCTCG GAGAGAAGGGGAGGAGGATTAGGGAGCTAACCTCAGTGGTACAGAAGAGGTTTAAGTTTCCAGAAAACAGTGTTGAGCTTTATGCTGAGAAGGTTAACAATAGAGGGCTTTGCGCTATTGCCCAAGCTGAGTCTCTCCGTTACAAGCTTCTTGGAGGCCTCGCTGTCCGCAG GGCCTGCTATGGTGTTTTGAGATTTGTCATGGAAAGTGGGGCCAAGGGTTGTGAG GTGATTGTTAGTGGAAAGCTAAGAGCACAGAGAGCCAAGTCCATGAAGTTCAAAGATGGGTACATGATTTCTTCTGGTCAGCCAGTTAATGAATACATCGATTCTGCTGTGAGGCATGTTCTCCTTAGACAG GGTGTACTTGGTATTAAGGTCAAGATTATGCTTGATTGGGATCCCAAGGGCAAGCAAGGCCCCATGACCCCCTTACCTGACCTTGTTACAATCCACCAACCGAAGGAGGATGAGTATTTCAGGCCGGCAGTAGCAGCAGCTGCAGTAGTGGCACCACCTGTTCTGGGCGCAACTGATATTGATGTCCCGCTGGTTGTGGCTTAA
- the LOC117634283 gene encoding thermospermine synthase ACAULIS5-like isoform X2 translates to MLSFLCAALMVLYVPLPPEDHFSEFELIPEEDNYQNPPTGNDQQQHAEWFEEQLEADLKWSFALNGVLHAATSEFQDIVLLDTKRFGKALVIDGKLQSAERDEFIYHECLVHPALLLHDNPKTIFIMGGGEGSTARESLKHKDVEKVIMCDIDRMVVDFCREHLTENQEAFRDDKLHIVFNDAKDELEKTEEKFDVIVGDLPDPIEGGPCNDLYTKPFYEQVIKPHLKDNGIFVTQAGLAGILSHKDIFTSIYNTIKHVFKYVIAYTAHVPSYADSCGWVLASDEPLKLDVEQLNSRIQERIRGDLLYLDGASIVSSTVVNKMICTSLLKETQVLTGENVRFVYGHGLTKNAEE, encoded by the exons ATGTTGTCATTTCTGTGTGCTGCTCTCATGGTTCTCTATGTTCCCTTGCCTCCAGAGGACCACTTCTCTGAGTTTGAATTAATCCCTGAGGAGGATAATTATCAGAACCCCCCAACTGGAAATGATCAGCAGCAACATGCTGAATGGTTTGAGGAGCAGCTGGAAGCTGATCTCAAATGGTCTTTTGCTTTGAATGG tgtGTTGCATGCAGCAACAAGCGAGTTCCAAGACATAGTTCTTTTGGACACAAAGCGATTTGGAAAG GCTCTGGTGATCGATGGGAAGTTGCAGAGTGCTGAAAGAGATGAGTTTATTTACCATGAATGCTTGGTTCATCCTGCTCTTTTACTACATGACAA CCCaaaaacaatatttataaTGGGAGGTGGCGAAGGGTCAACAGCAAGAGAGTCACTAAAGCACAAAGATGTAGAGAAAGTTATCATGTGTGACATTGACAGG ATGGTTGTCGATTTTTGCCGAGAACATCTGACAGAAAATCAGGAGGCGTTTCGTGACGATAAGCTCCACATTGTTTTCAATGATGCAAA GGATGAGCTAgagaaaactgaagaaaagTTTGATGTGATTGTGGGAGACCTACCAGATCCAATAGAGGGAGGGCCTTGCAATGACCTTTACACCAAACCCTTCTATGAGCAAGTCATAAAACCCCACCTCAAAGACAATGGCATCTTTGTCACTCAA GCTGGTCTGGCAGGAATTCTTTCCCATAAGGATATCTTCACTTCAATATACAACACTATAAAACATGTGTTCAAAT ATGTGATTGCATACACAGCTCATGTGCCATCTTATGCAGATTCATGTGGGTGGGTTTTG GCTTCAGATGAACCACTCAAATTGGACGTTGAACAACTCAACAGCAGAATCCAGGAAAGAATTAGAGGAGATCTCCTCTATTTAGATGGTGCTTCCATTGTTTCATCCACTGTAGTAAACAAGATGATCTGCACATC GCTTCTGAAAGAAACTCAAGTCTTGACTGGAGAAAACGTAAGGTTCGTCTATGGGCATGGGCTTACAAAGAATGCAGAAGAATAG
- the LOC117635686 gene encoding uncharacterized protein LOC117635686 has product MASTTAVTMAMPLPNASQKRIQSSSEIFFKPLPVRPSRALTPAAASRSSGRLEVRASLKEKAVTGLTAAALTASMVIPEVAEAASGVSPSLKNFLLSIAAGGVVVVVIVGAVVGVSNFDPVKRG; this is encoded by the coding sequence ATGGCATCAACCACCGCAGTTACAATGGCTATGCCATTGCCCAATGCAAGCCAAAAGAGGATCCAATCCTCCTCAGAGATCTTCTTCAAGCCACTGCCAGTGAGGCCCTCAAGGGCTTTAACACCAGCAGCAGCATCAAGGTCAAGTGGGAGACTTGAAGTCAGGGCTTCCCTCAAGGAGAAGGCGGTTACCGGCCTGACCGCAGCCGCGCTCACGGCCTCAATGGTGATCCCGGAGGTGGCCGAAGCCGCTTCGGGAGTCTCTCCTTCTCTCAAGAACTTCTTGCTCAGCATTGCTGCCGGCGGTGTTGTAGTTGTCGTGATCGTCGGTGCCGTAGTTGGCGTGTCCAATTTCGACCCTGTTAAGAGAGGCTGA
- the LOC117635685 gene encoding replication protein A 70 kDa DNA-binding subunit A translates to MPVQLTPNAIAAISAGDLNSKPLVQVIDIKLLGTQERYRFIVSDAVSCQHAMVATQLNDRIKTSQVKKGSIIQLTDYISNYFQNHKIIVVLNMETIILDSEIIGDPKPYVESGSAAQKALPNNNFEHSVRDSNNYMISQESVRNVQSLRPTSHSGTSLNRGPNLRPTFHSENSVHNMANFRPTVQPPYQPPPQYKNHGSIVKNEAPARIIPINALNPYQGRWAIKARVTAKGDPRRYNNARGDGKVFSFDLLDSEGGEIRVTCFNAVLDRFYDTIEVGRVYLISKGSLKPAQKNFNHLKNDWEITLDASSTVELCPDEDGSIPEQKFSFRHISEIENVDSNSIVDIIGIVISVNPSVPIMRKNGMETQRRIVNLRDWSGKSVELTLWGDVCNREGQRLEDMLASGLFPVLAVKAGKINDFSGKSVGTIHSTQLFINPDIPDSYSLREWFDQGGKDTASVSISKDIVPGGIKNEIRKTVSQIKDEGLGRSDKPDWVTVKATISFIKTDSFCYTACPLMIGDRQCNKKVSRSGNRGWQCDRCDQEFEECDYRYLLQAQIQDNTGLTWATAFQESGEEILGCSAKDLYLLKEQDDSRFGDIVRSSIFNQFLFRLKIKEETYGDEQKVKITVVKADKVNYSSESKYMLDMILKFSR, encoded by the exons ATGCCGGTGCAACTGACGCCGAACGCGATCGCGGCGATCTCAGCCGGCGACTTGAACTCGAAGCCATTGGTGCAGGTAATCGATATTAAGCTCCTCGGCACGCAGGAGAGGTACCGTTTCATAGTCTCCGATGCCGTTTCGTGCCAGCACGCCATGGTCGCTACGCAGCTCAACGACCGAATCAAGACCAGCCAAGTCAAGAAAGGTTCCATCATCCAGCTCACCGATTACATTTCCAACTACTTCCAGAACCACAA GATTATTGTAGTGCTGAACATGGAAACTATCATACTGGACTCTGAGATTATTGGGGATCCAAAACCATATGTTGAATCTGGTTCAGCTGCTCAAAAGGCATTGCCTAATAACAATTTTGAGCACTCAGTCAGGGATAGCAATAACTATATGATTTCTCAAGAATCTGTACGCAATGTGCAGAGTCTCAGACCTACTTCTCATTCAGGGACCTCTCTTAACCGTGGGCCGAATCTCAGACCTACTTTTCATTCTGAAAACTCTGTTCACAATATGGCAAATTTCCGACCTACTGTCCAACCTCCTTACCAGCCACCTCCACAGTACAAAAATCATGGCTCAATCGTAAAGAACGAGGCACCAGCACGGATCATTCCTATTAATGCTCTGAATCCTTATCAGGGAAGGTGGGCTATCAAGGCAAGGGTCACAGCAAAAGGGGATCCCCGTCGGTATAATAATGCTCGAGGAGATGGTAAGGTTTTCTCTTTCGATCTCCTTGACTCTGAAGGAGGGGAAATACGAGTGACCTGCTTCAATGCTGTTCTTGACCGCTTCTACGATACTATTGAGGTTGGTAGAGTTTACTTGATTTCAAAGGGTAGCTTGAAACCTGCCCAGAAGAATTTCAACCATCTGAAAAACGACTGGGAGATAACGTTGGATGCAAGTTCAACTGTGGAGCTCTGCCCTGATGAAGATGGTTCTATACCAGAGCAGAAGTTTTCCTTCAGGCATATTAGTGAAATTGAGAATGTTGATAGTAATTCTATCGTTGACATTATTGGTATTGTGATATCTGTCAACCCTTCTGTTCCTATTATGAGGAAGAATGGTATGGAAACTCAGCGAAGAATTGTGAATCTAAGGGATTGGTCAGGCAAGAGTGTTGAGCTAACCCTTTGGGGAGATGTCTGCAACAGGGAAGGTCAAAGGCTTGAAGATATGTTGGCTTCTGGGTTATTTCCAGTTTTAGCTGTCAAAGCTGGGAAGATTAATGATTTTAGTGGGAAGTCCGTAGGAACAATTCATTCTACACAGCTGTTCATAAACCCAGATATCCCTGACTCTTATAGCTTGAGAGAGTGGTTTGATCAAGGGGGTAAGGATACTGCTTCTGTGTCGATTTCTAAAGACATTGTTCCAGGAGGAATTAAGAATGAGATACGCAAAACTGTTTCTCAGATCAAGGATGAAGGTCTTGGAAGATCAGATAAGCCGGATTGGGTCACTGTGAAGGCCACGATATCTTTCATTAAAACAGATTCTTTCTGTTACACAGCTTGCCCATTGATGATTGGAGATAGGCAGTGTAACAAAAAAGTGTCAAGGTCAGGAAACAGAGGGTGGCAGTGTGACAGGTGCGATCAAGAATTTGAGGAGTGTGATTATAGATATCTGCTTCAAGCCCAAATTCAAGACAATACTGGTTTGACTTGGGCAACGGCTTTCCAGGAATCTGGGGAAGAGATCTTGGGTTGCTCAGCAAAAGACTTGTACTTGTTGAAAGAGCAGGATGATTCAAGATTCGGAGACATAGTTCGGAGCAGTATCTTTAACCAATTCCTTTTCAGGCTTAAAATCAAAGAGGAGACGTACGGTGACGAGCAGAAGGTGAAGATCACGGTCGTTAAGGCAGATAAGGTGAACTATTCTTCAGAGAGCAAGTACATGCTTGACatgattttgaagttttctaGGTAA
- the LOC117634283 gene encoding thermospermine synthase ACAULIS5-like isoform X1: protein MLSFLCAALMVLYVPLPPEDHFSEFELIPEEDNYQNPPTGNDQQQHAEWFEEQLEADLKWSFALNGVLHAATSEFQDIVLLDTKRFGKALVIDGKLQSAERDEFIYHECLVHPALLLHDNPKTIFIMGGGEGSTARESLKHKDVEKVIMCDIDRMVVDFCREHLTENQEAFRDDKLHIVFNDAKDELEKTEEKFDVIVGDLPDPIEGGPCNDLYTKPFYEQVIKPHLKDNGIFVTQAGLAGILSHKDIFTSIYNTIKHVFKCKHFLSLSVNFVYLVSLLHEKGCFSADVIAYTAHVPSYADSCGWVLASDEPLKLDVEQLNSRIQERIRGDLLYLDGASIVSSTVVNKMICTSLLKETQVLTGENVRFVYGHGLTKNAEE, encoded by the exons ATGTTGTCATTTCTGTGTGCTGCTCTCATGGTTCTCTATGTTCCCTTGCCTCCAGAGGACCACTTCTCTGAGTTTGAATTAATCCCTGAGGAGGATAATTATCAGAACCCCCCAACTGGAAATGATCAGCAGCAACATGCTGAATGGTTTGAGGAGCAGCTGGAAGCTGATCTCAAATGGTCTTTTGCTTTGAATGG tgtGTTGCATGCAGCAACAAGCGAGTTCCAAGACATAGTTCTTTTGGACACAAAGCGATTTGGAAAG GCTCTGGTGATCGATGGGAAGTTGCAGAGTGCTGAAAGAGATGAGTTTATTTACCATGAATGCTTGGTTCATCCTGCTCTTTTACTACATGACAA CCCaaaaacaatatttataaTGGGAGGTGGCGAAGGGTCAACAGCAAGAGAGTCACTAAAGCACAAAGATGTAGAGAAAGTTATCATGTGTGACATTGACAGG ATGGTTGTCGATTTTTGCCGAGAACATCTGACAGAAAATCAGGAGGCGTTTCGTGACGATAAGCTCCACATTGTTTTCAATGATGCAAA GGATGAGCTAgagaaaactgaagaaaagTTTGATGTGATTGTGGGAGACCTACCAGATCCAATAGAGGGAGGGCCTTGCAATGACCTTTACACCAAACCCTTCTATGAGCAAGTCATAAAACCCCACCTCAAAGACAATGGCATCTTTGTCACTCAA GCTGGTCTGGCAGGAATTCTTTCCCATAAGGATATCTTCACTTCAATATACAACACTATAAAACATGTGTTCAAATGTAAGCATTTCCTTTCACTTTCGGTTAACTTCGTGTACCTTGTTTCTCTGTTGCATGAAAAAGGTTGCTTTTCTGCAGATGTGATTGCATACACAGCTCATGTGCCATCTTATGCAGATTCATGTGGGTGGGTTTTG GCTTCAGATGAACCACTCAAATTGGACGTTGAACAACTCAACAGCAGAATCCAGGAAAGAATTAGAGGAGATCTCCTCTATTTAGATGGTGCTTCCATTGTTTCATCCACTGTAGTAAACAAGATGATCTGCACATC GCTTCTGAAAGAAACTCAAGTCTTGACTGGAGAAAACGTAAGGTTCGTCTATGGGCATGGGCTTACAAAGAATGCAGAAGAATAG